The following proteins are encoded in a genomic region of Haloarcula marina:
- a CDS encoding ABC transporter permease, producing MRFRDGRALSVGVVAAIATLVVIFYYPVGSVLASAVSVGGRLTLSPVVSVLADPFYTGAAHTLVTAPTTVPRGVVTWLRAGMPPVRLGLFGFTAYQAFLSTVASVVVGLPGAYLLARFEFPGRRFVRSVTMLPFVLPSIMVAVGFLAMFGRTGLFNDALALAGLGPVEVTFTLELVVLAHAFYNAPLVTRLVTAAWESVDSRRVETARTLGASPRRAFVDVTVPQLLPALLTASVLTFVFTFMSFPIVLALGGLQLATVEVWVFASVQNLELTEAATLAAIETALSLGLLYVYLRYEAAQIRPRGDGGGPTRTPLFVGRRSVLSPRRLALFAYGLVALVLFVGPLASLLVESVTTPDGQFTLEYYGFLLSRQASAASGTVRPLPAIRNSLLFGAGALALALPTGVLVSVVATRDSRWSRVAEALLTAPLAVSGIVVGLGMLRSLVFGTSLFGQRIVLTGPLAVVAVHAVAAYPFVSRNVTPALGGIDDRLVDAARALGADRTRALVDVELPLVAPALVAGAAFAFAISIGEFDSTVLLAEGVDSATMPVALERYIANRSLGPNLGPATAMGTVLLAVTTVSFVLIDRVGGRWER from the coding sequence ATGCGGTTCCGGGACGGCCGGGCGCTCTCGGTCGGCGTCGTCGCGGCGATAGCGACGCTGGTCGTGATTTTCTACTACCCCGTCGGGAGCGTCCTCGCCAGCGCCGTCTCCGTCGGCGGGCGACTCACCCTCTCACCGGTCGTCTCGGTGCTGGCCGACCCGTTCTACACGGGCGCGGCACACACGCTCGTCACCGCGCCGACGACCGTTCCCCGCGGTGTCGTGACGTGGCTTCGCGCCGGGATGCCCCCCGTTCGGTTGGGGCTGTTCGGCTTCACCGCGTATCAGGCGTTCCTCTCGACTGTCGCGAGCGTCGTCGTCGGCCTGCCGGGTGCATACCTGCTCGCCCGCTTCGAGTTCCCCGGACGCCGGTTCGTCAGGTCGGTGACGATGCTTCCGTTCGTCCTCCCGTCCATAATGGTCGCCGTCGGATTTCTGGCGATGTTCGGGCGGACGGGCCTGTTCAACGACGCCCTCGCACTCGCGGGCCTCGGGCCTGTCGAGGTGACGTTCACGCTCGAACTCGTCGTCCTCGCACACGCGTTCTACAACGCGCCGCTGGTGACGCGGTTGGTGACGGCGGCGTGGGAGTCGGTGGATTCGCGCCGCGTCGAGACGGCCCGGACCTTGGGCGCGTCGCCCCGCCGGGCGTTCGTGGACGTGACCGTCCCGCAGTTGCTCCCGGCGTTGTTGACGGCGTCGGTGCTCACCTTCGTCTTCACGTTCATGTCGTTCCCCATCGTCCTCGCGCTGGGCGGCCTGCAACTCGCCACCGTCGAGGTGTGGGTGTTCGCGAGCGTCCAGAACCTCGAACTGACCGAGGCGGCGACGCTCGCCGCGATAGAGACGGCGCTCTCACTCGGTCTGCTGTACGTCTATCTGCGGTACGAGGCCGCGCAGATTCGGCCGCGCGGCGACGGCGGCGGGCCGACGCGGACGCCCCTGTTCGTCGGGCGGCGGTCGGTGCTGTCCCCGAGACGGTTGGCGCTGTTCGCGTACGGACTCGTGGCGCTGGTGCTGTTCGTCGGGCCGCTGGCGAGTCTGCTCGTCGAGAGCGTGACGACGCCCGACGGCCAGTTCACGCTGGAGTACTACGGGTTCTTGCTGTCACGGCAGGCGTCGGCGGCGTCGGGGACGGTCCGTCCCCTGCCTGCGATACGCAACTCGCTGTTGTTCGGCGCGGGCGCGCTGGCGCTGGCGCTTCCGACGGGGGTCCTCGTCTCCGTCGTCGCCACGCGAGACAGTCGGTGGTCGCGGGTCGCCGAGGCCCTTCTGACCGCGCCGCTCGCGGTCAGCGGCATCGTCGTCGGATTGGGGATGCTCCGCTCGCTCGTGTTCGGCACGTCGCTGTTCGGGCAGCGAATCGTCCTCACGGGACCGCTCGCCGTCGTGGCCGTCCACGCCGTCGCGGCGTACCCCTTCGTCTCGCGGAACGTCACCCCGGCTCTTGGCGGCATCGACGACCGACTCGTCGACGCGGCGCGGGCGCTCGGGGCCGACCGCACGAGGGCGCTGGTCGACGTGGAGTTGCCGCTGGTCGCCCCGGCGCTCGTGGCCGGTGCGGCCTTCGCCTTCGCCATCAGTATCGGCGAGTTCGATTCGACAGTGCTACTGGCGGAGGGCGTCGACAGCGCGACGATGCCCGTCGCGCTCGAACGCTACATCGCCAACCGCTCGCTCGGGCCGAATCTCGGTCCCGCGACGGCGATGGGGACGGTCCTGCTGGCGGTGACAACCGTCAGTTTCGTGCTCATCGACCGCGTCGGGGGGCGGTGGGAACGATGA
- a CDS encoding ABC transporter ATP-binding protein, with the protein MTAPGIDVERLSVSFDGVDALDDVSLSIADGEFFTLVGPSGCGKTTMLRAIAGLESPSTGRVTIDRRDVTADAPEARNVGIVFQSYALFPHMTVRENVAYGLQFHDVEGDDDARVGELLELVDLRSLADRDPDQLSGGQRQRVALARALAPEPDVLLLDEPLSALDAKLRKRLRVQIKSIQRELGITTLYVTHDQAEALAVSDRVAVMQDGRLEHVGTPESVYREPASRFVAEFVGDNNVFAGTVTGDGAGVAVDGVTLPLPRDADANPGDALTLAVRPEDIVIGDADSGTETGLAATVETVEFLGDAYRVHCAWNGRTVLAKTAADAPPEGTVELGFGPEAVHRL; encoded by the coding sequence ATGACCGCGCCCGGTATCGACGTGGAACGTCTCTCCGTCTCCTTCGACGGCGTCGACGCCCTCGACGACGTGTCGCTGTCCATCGCCGACGGCGAGTTCTTCACGCTCGTCGGCCCCTCCGGATGCGGAAAGACGACCATGCTGCGCGCCATCGCTGGCCTCGAATCACCGTCGACGGGCCGGGTGACCATCGACAGACGCGACGTGACCGCCGACGCGCCCGAGGCGCGCAACGTCGGCATCGTGTTCCAGAGCTACGCGCTCTTTCCGCACATGACCGTCCGCGAGAACGTCGCCTACGGGTTGCAGTTCCACGACGTCGAGGGCGACGACGACGCCCGCGTCGGGGAGCTACTGGAACTGGTCGACCTGCGCTCGCTGGCCGACCGGGACCCGGACCAACTCTCGGGCGGCCAGCGACAGCGGGTCGCGCTTGCGCGCGCGCTCGCACCCGAACCGGACGTACTCCTGCTCGACGAACCGCTCTCGGCGCTGGACGCGAAGCTTCGAAAGCGACTCCGGGTGCAAATCAAATCCATCCAGCGCGAACTCGGTATCACGACGCTGTACGTCACCCACGACCAAGCGGAGGCTCTCGCCGTCAGCGACCGCGTCGCCGTCATGCAGGACGGCCGCCTCGAACACGTCGGAACGCCCGAGTCGGTGTACCGCGAACCGGCCTCCCGCTTCGTGGCCGAGTTCGTCGGCGACAACAACGTCTTCGCCGGAACGGTCACCGGCGACGGCGCGGGCGTCGCCGTCGACGGGGTGACGCTCCCGCTCCCGCGAGACGCCGACGCGAACCCCGGTGACGCTCTCACACTGGCCGTTCGCCCGGAGGACATCGTCATCGGCGACGCGGACAGCGGGACCGAGACCGGACTCGCCGCGACGGTCGAGACGGTCGAATTTCTGGGCGACGCCTACCGCGTCCACTGCGCGTGGAACGGGCGAACCGTGCTCGCGAAGACGGCGGCCGACGCGCCGCCCGAGGGAACGGTCGAACTCGGCTTCGGTCCCGAGGCCGTTCACCGCCTCTGA
- a CDS encoding enoyl-CoA hydratase/isomerase family protein codes for MEQFDDISYVVTDGIATVTIERPDVYNAFTRNTVLELNAAARTAEADDGVYAVVLTGAGAGFCSGADTTEMPDWDDQSPEEYGAFLWVIQQFVWNLRTMATPSIAAVNGPAIGAGCDFALACDLRVVGEDGVMREGFVNIGLVPGDGGAWLLPRLVGESKAREYLLTGRDITPEDAVDIGLAVERAADALDAAGDLAAEIRDKPATAVRHTNRLIDPQQSFPEYCRNAAEYQWDCVVDAEHREAVAAFNEGRPPNFERAYEN; via the coding sequence ATGGAACAGTTCGACGACATCAGCTACGTCGTCACCGACGGCATCGCGACAGTCACCATCGAGCGGCCGGACGTGTACAACGCCTTCACCCGGAACACCGTCCTCGAACTCAACGCGGCCGCCCGGACCGCCGAAGCGGACGACGGCGTCTACGCCGTCGTGCTGACCGGCGCGGGCGCGGGCTTTTGCTCGGGTGCGGACACCACCGAGATGCCCGACTGGGACGACCAATCGCCCGAAGAGTACGGGGCGTTCCTCTGGGTCATCCAGCAGTTCGTCTGGAACCTCCGGACGATGGCGACGCCTTCCATCGCCGCCGTCAACGGGCCAGCTATCGGCGCGGGGTGTGACTTCGCGCTCGCCTGTGACCTGCGCGTCGTCGGCGAGGACGGCGTCATGCGCGAGGGATTCGTCAACATCGGCCTCGTCCCCGGCGACGGCGGCGCGTGGCTCCTGCCCCGACTCGTCGGCGAGTCGAAGGCCCGCGAGTACCTGCTCACCGGCCGCGACATCACCCCCGAGGACGCCGTCGACATCGGTCTCGCCGTCGAACGAGCGGCCGACGCCCTGGACGCGGCGGGTGACCTCGCGGCCGAGATTCGGGACAAACCGGCCACGGCGGTCCGGCACACGAACCGACTAATCGACCCCCAGCAGAGCTTCCCCGAGTACTGCCGGAACGCGGCCGAGTACCAGTGGGACTGCGTCGTCGACGCGGAACATCGGGAAGCCGTCGCCGCGTTCAACGAGGGCCGCCCACCGAACTTCGAGCGGGCATACGAGAACTGA
- a CDS encoding thiamine ABC transporter substrate-binding protein, producing MKRRTFLARTGIGAAGVTALAGCSGGSSESLNGTLTVATYSSFTGEGTAGNWLKSAFESEHPDSTVEFRTPESGINQFIQRKAEGAPIDADVFVGLNTGELVRADEELDDALFAAATDSVDGADSVKPSLNFDPDGRVIPYDTGYISLVYDEGAVDEPATFDTLLEPGYEDALITQNAQQSDPGRAFLLWTIAAKGADGYLDYWQGLLDNGVRILSDWQPAYQAYTNEEAPMVVSYSTDQVYYHGEDVDMSRHQVGFLNDQGYANPEGMAQFADADNPELAREFMSFVLSEEAQSEIAVRNVQFPAVEGVEPGGDFGEYALEPPEPVTFSYDELAGNVEGWIDEWARQIASN from the coding sequence ATGAAACGACGTACGTTCCTCGCCCGCACCGGCATCGGGGCCGCTGGAGTGACCGCGTTGGCCGGGTGTAGCGGAGGGTCGTCCGAATCGCTGAACGGAACGCTGACCGTCGCGACGTACTCCTCGTTCACCGGCGAGGGGACGGCGGGGAACTGGCTCAAGTCCGCCTTCGAGTCCGAACACCCGGACTCGACTGTCGAGTTCCGGACGCCGGAGAGCGGCATCAACCAGTTCATCCAGCGGAAGGCCGAGGGTGCGCCGATAGACGCCGACGTGTTCGTGGGCCTGAACACGGGCGAACTCGTCCGGGCCGACGAAGAACTCGACGACGCGCTCTTCGCCGCGGCCACCGATAGCGTCGACGGCGCTGACTCGGTCAAGCCGTCGCTGAACTTCGACCCCGACGGGCGCGTGATTCCGTACGACACCGGCTACATCAGTCTGGTGTACGACGAGGGCGCCGTCGACGAACCCGCGACGTTCGACACGCTACTGGAACCGGGCTACGAGGACGCGCTCATCACCCAGAACGCCCAGCAGTCCGACCCCGGCCGCGCGTTCCTGCTGTGGACCATCGCGGCGAAGGGGGCCGACGGCTACCTCGACTACTGGCAGGGACTCCTCGACAACGGCGTCCGAATTCTCTCGGACTGGCAACCGGCGTATCAGGCCTACACGAACGAGGAGGCCCCGATGGTCGTCTCTTACTCCACCGACCAAGTGTACTACCACGGCGAGGACGTGGACATGTCCCGCCATCAGGTCGGATTCCTGAACGACCAGGGGTACGCGAACCCCGAAGGGATGGCGCAGTTCGCCGACGCCGACAACCCCGAACTGGCCCGCGAGTTCATGTCGTTCGTGCTCAGCGAGGAAGCCCAGTCCGAGATTGCGGTGCGAAACGTCCAGTTCCCGGCCGTCGAGGGCGTCGAACCCGGCGGCGACTTCGGCGAGTACGCCCTCGAACCCCCCGAACCCGTGACCTTTAGCTACGACGAACTCGCGGGCAACGTCGAGGGCTGGATAGACGAGTGGGCGCGCCAAATCGCGAGCAACTGA
- a CDS encoding SRPBCC family protein has translation MPVFEREVRVAAPLSEVWEFHSTGDGLVALTPDWMHLRIEETRGPDGDPDPEVLDAGSVVVSSIRPFGVGPRQRWVSEIVAREEDDGEAMFRDVMTEGPFPEWEHTHRFRADGEDATIVRDHVEYELPGGPLGRAVGPLGFLGMEPMFRYRHRETKALLER, from the coding sequence ATGCCCGTCTTCGAGCGCGAAGTCCGCGTCGCCGCGCCGCTGTCCGAGGTGTGGGAGTTTCACTCGACCGGCGACGGCCTCGTCGCCCTGACGCCAGACTGGATGCACCTCCGCATAGAGGAGACGCGCGGCCCGGACGGCGACCCCGACCCCGAAGTACTGGACGCGGGGTCCGTCGTCGTCTCGTCCATCCGACCGTTCGGCGTCGGCCCGCGACAGCGCTGGGTCTCGGAAATCGTCGCTCGCGAGGAGGACGACGGCGAGGCCATGTTCCGGGACGTGATGACCGAGGGGCCGTTCCCGGAGTGGGAGCACACCCACCGATTCCGCGCCGACGGGGAGGACGCGACCATCGTCCGGGACCACGTCGAGTACGAACTCCCCGGCGGACCGCTCGGCCGCGCCGTCGGACCGCTCGGATTCCTCGGGATGGAACCGATGTTCCGGTATCGCCACCGGGAGACGAAGGCGCTACTGGAGCGGTGA
- a CDS encoding AIR synthase family protein produces the protein MTGLGKIDREVFEDIIYPQLGAERDDIAVGPRHGVDFGVLDVGDRAMVLATDPISILPELGFERAGRLALEIVLTDVAVSGIAPTHMAVNLTLPPSWTDDELARLWGGLAGHAADLGVSIVSGHTARYPGIESSWVGGATVFGFGEKADIVRPDDAAPGDELVVTTGPAAEVTGLLATLFPERLGLPPETVATAQARVEDIAAVRAARAAFDAGGVTAMHDATEGGVAGGLTEMARGAGVRVDLHADSVPVAPGVEAVCDAIDVDPWTVTSAGTLLLTVESGEGQSVVEAIRETGTAAAVVGEVSSGEGVFRDGERLAAPTSDPSWDVFARLSETED, from the coding sequence ATGACCGGACTCGGGAAGATAGACCGCGAGGTTTTCGAGGACATCATCTACCCGCAGTTGGGGGCCGAGCGAGACGATATCGCGGTCGGGCCGCGCCACGGCGTCGACTTCGGCGTCCTCGACGTGGGCGACCGAGCGATGGTCCTCGCCACGGACCCCATCTCGATTCTCCCCGAACTCGGGTTCGAGCGCGCCGGTCGACTGGCGCTGGAAATCGTGCTGACGGACGTGGCCGTCTCGGGTATCGCGCCGACCCATATGGCCGTCAACCTGACGCTGCCGCCGTCGTGGACGGACGACGAGTTGGCCCGGCTCTGGGGCGGCCTCGCGGGCCACGCCGCCGACCTGGGCGTGAGCATCGTCTCGGGTCACACGGCCCGCTACCCCGGCATCGAGAGTTCGTGGGTCGGGGGCGCGACGGTGTTCGGGTTCGGCGAGAAAGCGGATATCGTCCGGCCCGACGACGCCGCACCCGGCGACGAACTCGTCGTGACCACGGGTCCCGCGGCGGAGGTCACGGGACTGCTCGCGACGCTGTTTCCCGAGCGGTTGGGACTCCCGCCGGAGACGGTGGCAACCGCGCAAGCGCGCGTCGAGGACATCGCCGCGGTCCGCGCGGCGCGGGCCGCGTTCGACGCGGGCGGCGTGACCGCGATGCACGACGCGACGGAGGGCGGCGTCGCCGGGGGACTGACCGAGATGGCGCGCGGCGCGGGCGTCCGGGTCGACCTTCACGCCGATTCGGTCCCGGTCGCACCGGGCGTCGAGGCCGTCTGTGACGCCATCGACGTAGACCCGTGGACGGTCACGAGCGCGGGTACCCTGCTGTTGACCGTCGAATCCGGCGAGGGTCAGTCGGTCGTCGAGGCGATACGGGAGACCGGCACGGCCGCCGCCGTCGTCGGCGAAGTGTCGTCCGGCGAGGGCGTCTTCCGCGACGGGGAGCGACTGGCCGCGCCGACGAGCGACCCCTCGTGGGACGTGTTCGCTCGGCTTTCCGAGACGGAAGACTGA
- a CDS encoding DUF362 domain-containing protein, with amino-acid sequence MDVPERGDVDHLIDPQPLPAFARVRYEPPTETVSDPAAAARAELDALSFDGVPDGGTVAVAVGSRGIHAIGDIAASVVAELAERGFDPVLVPAMGSHGGATPDGQQEVLASLDITEERTGAPIDARMDAEELATVTVGETEMPVYFSTAALSADAVVVVNRVKAHTNFSGPIESGLTKMAVVGLGKQRGAKAFHSTAIAEGYVETLRTALPVVESETPLLGGVALVENFSEEIATVEGVPTGSFLDREPELLAQANEEMPTLPVDDVDLLVVDELGKEISGAGMDTNVIGRYRVLNADDPETPAIKLIYARGLTEATKGNGNGIGLADITRRAALDQLDFQKTYANALTSGSLAKAKLPIVAPDDEFALRTAFAALGGYDSDTVRVLWIRNTEDLSEMWVSEAVRSDLPDAATVLEQGSLTFDDGTARFTGSSAPER; translated from the coding sequence ATGGACGTACCCGAACGCGGCGATGTGGACCACCTCATCGACCCACAACCTCTCCCGGCGTTCGCACGAGTCCGCTACGAACCACCGACCGAGACGGTGTCAGACCCGGCCGCGGCGGCGCGGGCCGAACTCGACGCGCTCTCGTTCGATGGCGTCCCCGACGGCGGGACCGTCGCCGTCGCCGTCGGTAGCCGCGGCATCCACGCTATCGGCGACATCGCCGCCAGCGTCGTCGCAGAACTCGCCGAACGGGGGTTCGACCCGGTGCTGGTCCCCGCGATGGGAAGCCACGGCGGCGCGACGCCCGACGGACAGCAGGAGGTGCTGGCGTCGCTCGACATCACCGAGGAGCGGACGGGCGCGCCCATCGACGCCCGGATGGACGCCGAGGAACTGGCGACGGTCACGGTCGGCGAGACAGAGATGCCGGTGTACTTCTCGACGGCGGCACTCTCCGCCGATGCCGTCGTCGTCGTAAACCGCGTGAAGGCGCACACGAACTTCTCCGGGCCGATTGAGAGCGGCCTGACGAAGATGGCGGTCGTCGGACTGGGCAAACAGCGCGGCGCGAAGGCGTTCCACTCGACGGCCATCGCCGAGGGCTACGTCGAGACGCTTCGGACCGCGTTACCGGTCGTCGAGTCGGAGACCCCCTTGCTGGGTGGTGTCGCCCTCGTCGAGAACTTCAGCGAGGAGATAGCGACCGTCGAGGGCGTCCCGACGGGGTCGTTCCTCGACCGCGAACCCGAACTGCTGGCACAGGCGAACGAGGAGATGCCGACTCTACCGGTCGACGACGTGGACCTGCTGGTGGTCGACGAACTCGGCAAGGAGATTTCCGGGGCGGGAATGGACACGAACGTCATCGGTCGCTACCGCGTCCTCAACGCGGACGACCCCGAGACGCCCGCTATCAAACTCATCTACGCCCGCGGCCTGACCGAGGCGACGAAGGGCAACGGCAACGGCATCGGCCTCGCGGACATCACCCGACGGGCCGCGCTCGACCAACTCGACTTCCAGAAGACGTACGCCAACGCGCTCACCAGCGGGTCGCTCGCGAAGGCCAAACTCCCGATAGTCGCGCCGGACGACGAGTTCGCCCTCCGGACGGCGTTTGCCGCGCTCGGCGGGTACGACTCCGACACCGTCCGGGTCCTCTGGATACGGAACACCGAGGACCTTTCGGAGATGTGGGTCTCCGAAGCCGTGCGCTCGGACCTGCCCGACGCGGCGACGGTCCTCGAACAGGGGTCGCTCACCTTCGACGACGGAACCGCCAGGTTCACCGGTTCGTCGGCCCCCGAGCGTTGA
- a CDS encoding ABC transporter permease: protein MSASVGDYVEGNSLRLGGALGVVALAVVAALSLDVPLGEIVTVGFVERSLQAATPIALAAIGGLYAEKSGVFNIGLEGFMIFGAVNTAMLVWLVGGSSPTQGDLAVAMVGAVLVSLVYALVFAVFLIRYQANQIVAGLAVWFIGLGFGPFTAVLLWGNRNSPGLVSVQDVTVPVLADLPVVGPILFDTSPLVLLTAVVAVAAWVVLYRTKYGYWLQAAGENPEALDTAGVDVNRVRYAAVIFSGILAGLAGAVLLAHAGSFTGTGDTMVDGRGWIGIVAYLFGNYNPLGAAAAALLFGGLDMLQIQFQTAGIELPNRLVSLFPYIAVVVVLSVWGSTRMPAAVGEPYESED, encoded by the coding sequence ATGAGCGCGAGCGTCGGCGACTACGTCGAGGGCAACTCGCTCCGTCTCGGCGGCGCACTCGGCGTGGTGGCGTTGGCCGTAGTGGCCGCGCTCTCCCTGGACGTTCCCCTCGGCGAAATCGTGACCGTCGGGTTCGTCGAGCGGTCGCTACAGGCCGCGACGCCCATCGCACTCGCGGCCATCGGGGGGCTCTACGCGGAGAAGAGCGGCGTGTTCAACATCGGACTGGAGGGGTTCATGATATTCGGCGCGGTCAACACGGCGATGCTGGTGTGGCTGGTCGGGGGGTCGTCGCCGACGCAGGGCGACCTCGCAGTCGCGATGGTCGGTGCGGTCCTCGTCAGTCTCGTGTACGCGCTGGTGTTCGCCGTCTTCCTCATCCGCTATCAGGCCAACCAAATCGTCGCCGGACTGGCGGTCTGGTTCATCGGCCTCGGGTTCGGACCGTTCACCGCCGTCCTGCTCTGGGGGAACCGGAACAGCCCCGGCCTCGTCAGCGTGCAGGACGTGACGGTTCCCGTTCTCGCCGATCTCCCCGTCGTCGGCCCGATACTGTTCGACACGTCGCCGCTGGTGTTGCTCACCGCCGTCGTCGCCGTCGCCGCGTGGGTCGTCCTCTACCGGACGAAGTACGGCTACTGGCTCCAAGCGGCGGGCGAGAACCCGGAGGCGCTGGACACCGCTGGCGTCGACGTGAACCGCGTCCGCTACGCCGCGGTAATCTTCTCGGGGATACTGGCCGGTCTGGCGGGAGCGGTCCTCCTGGCCCACGCCGGGTCGTTCACCGGCACGGGCGACACGATGGTCGACGGCCGGGGCTGGATAGGCATCGTCGCGTACCTGTTCGGGAACTACAATCCGCTGGGCGCGGCGGCCGCCGCGCTCCTGTTCGGCGGTCTGGATATGCTCCAGATACAGTTCCAGACGGCGGGCATCGAACTCCCGAACCGACTCGTCAGCCTGTTCCCCTACATCGCCGTCGTCGTCGTCCTCTCCGTCTGGGGGTCGACGCGGATGCCCGCCGCCGTGGGCGAACCGTACGAGAGCGAGGACTGA
- a CDS encoding acyl-CoA dehydrogenase family protein, whose product MVALTPDQREYAERAESVAAEFADEAYTWRGDVPWENLRRLADADLYCPSISAEYGGQGLGDVTAMLLTEAVGRECPDTGWFTYMQSMVAPRAIDLFGSEEVKREFLPDVTAGESFVSIAISEPDAGSDVGAMTTAVTDTDGRLVCNGEKTWVGGVPFGDAAVTWVRFPDGLGSVVIPYDDPGVEIETVYTNMAGYAQTHFTIDDVVVPESHVLTRGKAAFKRQLVSLNWERLGSSVLTVAWAEAALEQALSYASEREQFGQTLDSFQGIEWKLAEMYRQVETAASLTYLSAAGAQGHERPPSRLRTSTAKLHCSQMVESVVSEAVQIVGARAYQQGHPLEHLYRLARGRRIAAGTDEMQLNTIARALKEDGLPAVSER is encoded by the coding sequence ATGGTCGCCCTGACACCGGACCAACGCGAGTACGCCGAGCGTGCGGAGTCGGTGGCCGCCGAGTTCGCCGACGAGGCGTACACGTGGCGCGGCGACGTTCCGTGGGAAAACCTCCGGCGACTCGCCGACGCGGACCTGTACTGCCCGTCTATCTCCGCGGAGTACGGCGGGCAGGGACTGGGCGACGTGACGGCGATGCTCCTGACCGAAGCGGTCGGCCGCGAGTGCCCGGACACGGGGTGGTTCACCTACATGCAGAGCATGGTGGCCCCGCGAGCCATCGACCTGTTCGGCTCCGAGGAAGTGAAACGGGAGTTCCTCCCCGACGTAACCGCGGGCGAGAGCTTCGTCTCCATCGCCATCTCGGAACCCGACGCCGGGTCGGACGTGGGGGCGATGACGACGGCAGTGACCGACACCGACGGCCGGTTGGTGTGTAACGGCGAGAAGACGTGGGTCGGCGGCGTCCCGTTCGGCGACGCCGCCGTCACGTGGGTCCGGTTCCCGGACGGCCTCGGGTCCGTGGTCATTCCCTACGACGACCCCGGCGTGGAAATCGAAACGGTGTACACGAACATGGCCGGGTACGCCCAGACGCACTTCACCATCGACGACGTGGTCGTGCCGGAGAGCCACGTCCTCACCCGCGGAAAAGCGGCGTTCAAACGGCAGTTGGTGTCGCTCAACTGGGAGCGGTTGGGGAGTTCGGTCCTCACCGTCGCGTGGGCCGAGGCGGCGCTGGAACAGGCGCTCTCGTACGCGAGCGAGCGCGAGCAGTTCGGACAGACGCTCGACTCGTTTCAGGGCATCGAGTGGAAACTCGCGGAGATGTACCGGCAGGTCGAGACGGCGGCTTCCCTGACGTATCTCTCCGCGGCCGGAGCACAGGGTCACGAACGCCCGCCGTCGCGACTCCGGACCTCGACGGCGAAGCTCCACTGCTCGCAGATGGTCGAGAGCGTCGTCAGCGAGGCCGTTCAAATCGTCGGCGCGCGCGCCTACCAGCAGGGTCACCCGCTGGAACACCTCTACCGACTCGCGCGCGGCCGTCGAATCGCCGCCGGGACCGACGAGATGCAGTTGAACACCATCGCCCGGGCGCTGAAAGAAGACGGCCTCCCGGCCGTCTCGGAGCGGTAA